The segment GCACCTGAAATCAGTTGAGATTTGTAACTCGAACCACAAGTAATTCCAAGCAAATATCGACTGCTTTCCACAAAGAGATCGTTGGTAGCAGGTACCAACACAGTTAAACtcatattttttggcagtactGCTAAAAAGGCATCTGAACCTGATTAGAAAGCTTAGACATGTGAAAAAAAGACCACAGACAGTTTTTGGTCCAAGACTCCTCTGCTCTCGGCTGAAAGTAACCCAACTCTGGTTTGGGCTCAAAGAAGACAGCCCACACGCGACTATAGCCCACACACGACtatatctcacacacaactatatTCCACACATGAATATATTCCACACATGAATATATTCCACACATGAATATATTCCACACATGAATATATTCCACACGCAACTATATTCAACATACGACTATATTCCAGACGCGACACTATATCCCACACACGACTATATTCCACTATATTCCACATGCAATTTTATCCCACATGCGACTATATTCCACTATATTCAACATACGACTATATCCCACACACGACTATATCCCACACACGACTATATTCCACACACCAATATATTCCACACACCAATATATTCCACACGCGAATATATTCCACACGCGATTTTATGCCACACGTGACTATATTCCACTATATTCCACACTTGACTATATTTCACTATATGCCACACACGACTATATTTCACTATATCTCACACACGACTATATCCCACACGTGACTATATGCCACACACGACTATATTTCACTATATCTCACACACGACTATATCCCACACGTGACTATATCCCACACGCAACTATATCCCACACGTGACTATATCCCACACGCAACTATATTCAACATACGACTATATTCCAGAGGCGACACTATATTCCACACGTGACTATATTTCACTATATTCCACACATGACTATATTCCACACACCAATATATTCCACATGCAACTATATTCAACATACGACTATATTCCAGAGGCGACACTATATTCCCCACACAACTATATTCCACACGCAACTATGTTTCCCACACAACTATGTTCCACGCACGACTATATTCCACACGCAACTGTGTTCCTCACCCGTCTATGTTCCACACGCGACTATGTTCCGCCCTCCACCCTACACTGAGAAAGCAGAATCCGGGCCGAGTCTGGCCTTGTCCTGGGCAGAGCACGGCCATCTGGGCAGCAGCATGAAGCACCTCTCTGCTTTAGGTACGTACACTGAGGCATTTTCAGGATGCTGAGTTCGAGGCCTTTGCTGACTATTATAAAGAGAATGGAGTTGCTTTGAAGTGTTGTGTGATGATCAGTGTGCTGTCGTGTTGTCACATATTTCAAACGACTCCCTAATGAGCACAGCCAGGGTCTCACGGAGAACGCGTCTCGTGGAAACAAGGAGATTTTCCGCAGGAAGCTGAGTGCTGTCCCACTCTTTTTTTTGGAAtagcatttattttatttatttatttatttatttctgtaacaAAGAAACATTTGGAATTCAGAACAACACAAACCTTGGTGTGATTGTACTAAATccatttctttgttgtttgtgaGTTCCAGGAACCTTGTACCCCTTAGGGTAGTACCCAGACTGATTAGAGACGGAACGACAAACCACATCTTTGATAATTACAGCAGAATAACACCACAACCAGCCAAAGAGATGCAGATTTATCCATCTGCCTCCAACAAcatcaatctttctctctctttctctgtttttctgtgttcctcactctgccacctccctcccctttctctctctctctctttctctctctctctatctctctctctctgtgtgtgtgtaagcctcaCCTATTTTATCCAATTTCAAATGTAAATACCTCAAAAGACTTTTCCATTCAAAGCCACCCCAATGAAAATATGTAGACCCGAGGCCTTACCAAGACAGCTTTTTTCCTGAGCCTTTTCCACACCCAGTAGGTAGATAGAAGCACAGCTATCTCCAGACCCAGGCGTGCTAGCCACAGACAACAGAGTCTGCTAACAGCGGGGAGTCATCCCTGCCCACAAGAACTCATTCTCGCGCCAGGGGAGGCTGAGCTGTGCCAGGGAGGCACTGATAAGGTGGAGTCCGCACGGAGAGGTGTATTATGGCACCACCACTGCATAAGAGagcaaagacaaaaataaatgactGTGCCATGAGCCGCACGAATGCTATTTGGATGCTGTTCTAGCGCATCAATAGCGCTGGTTGTTTACATGGAGAAGTACAGGGGAAGAACAGAGTTGATTTTGGCATAACTGCTACCCTTAGCATTcaatacaaatacatgcactgtattcttttttttctccccccctcccttattttttacttttccagGTTTCTGCACATGTGCCACAGTTTTGGTAAAAggtaaaagaaggaaaaagagagagagagggggggggggggtggatgtcaTGTTTCTGGTGTGAACAGATGTAGTTAAAACTGTGTTCTCTTTAAATTATTCCCATGAACAATGGAAGTGAAGCACTGATCCCCAGCAGGAGAAGGCAGACTGGCAAAGGTTTCTATCTTCAAACAAAGAGAACAAGATTTCTCTCAACTTGCATTTCCAAACCTATAATTCACCAGGTGTTTCCAGTCTTGTTCCAGAGTGTTACCATGGCAAACGGAGAAAAGTACCCCAAAAAACTTGAAATTCAGGGACAATgagatgtttttctttctttcttattttccCGAAGAATGAAGCAGGGTAAAACTCTGACTACTTTGTGAGACCAAAGACCTTATTTTTCACACTCCTCTGTGCCTCCCAAATTACAGGCATGCCAAATTGCAGATATGTAACCCTGAAATACTATTCTGCTCAGACGGACCTTGTAGAGTGTAGCTGATCAGTTGGGTTTGATGTTTGCAACTATTCAAACACGAATCCAAGAGAACACTTTGGAGGCTGGGCCCGTTGTGTCCTATCTGCATTATCGTGAGGAGATGAGCCCGTCGTGTCCTATCTGCAGTATCGTGAGGAGATGTCATAAACAATAACAATGCAAGAAGCCCTCGAGGGAAGACATGATGTCAATAACAGCCAGGCCCTGCCAGCCATTGCCTGCAGATATCGAATCATACTTGTTTTATCCTGATTCAGAAATGAATGAGTTAGCACTATTTCACTGTACTTTGTGTCATCGACAACAAGGTGTTATGTATTGGAAGCATAATTGAAGGCAACAAATGATGAAGAAATTATTTAATTTGTGTTGgtacagggaaaaaaaacactataaaaaaaaacataccgcGGCTGCTGACAAGAAGCATCGAATCAAACAAGATCATCTTGTGACATGCTGTGTTCACAGTGGATAATGCTTCTGTGTGATTACATGACTGCCCACGAAAATACAGGCAGTGTTGTCAAAACAGTCAGAGCAGTgagcacatgcagcagtcaCCAGATAAATATTTTAGGGAGAAGACACCCTCTCGTTAACCTGGCCTTTGCTATATAAGCCACACTGACCTCATCTCTGTGATGAGAGACTGTGAAGCACAATTGAAACAGCTAGCACTGTTTCAAGTCAAGCATACCGTAATAGGCAGTGAACTCTATTTAATTATCGCCCGTGTGTTAACCCCTCTCCTTGGCCTCATCCAACACTTTAAAGCACAACCAGCAGCCAGCTCAACCCATCTCAGTGGCATgagtctgctgtgtgttttgaagtTCTTGTATTGTTTTTAGCATTGGCGCTCACTCCTGCGTTCGTCTCTCATTCAATCAAACCTGAAACCCATGAGAGAGAGGCCCAGCTCCACTGGGTTGAAAGGCTCCATCATCCTCTTGATTGTCCGCAGCGGGCTGATTGTTATCTGTTGGAAGAAGGactctcaaaataaaaaaaacctcttctTTTTTTAGGTGCtgagattttgaagattcactAAGTTTGGACGTTTGTAAAGCCACAGTCAGCAGTAGCAAACATTTAGGACACCAGGACAAAAGCAATTTGACCAGTGCAGTAAACAGTTGCCAGGAGCTGTTGCCAAGCGTTTACCCTTTTCTGCACCCTAAGAATTGTTCAGTCCTCCCATCAGCAGAACTGCCACTGCCCACAGACTGGGTTCTTCaggcttgtctctctctcctcacaatGGGCTTTGTGTTTGGGACGGATCCTTGGGTCCTTATACGACCTGAATATGACCAAACCTGTTGACACTGGCGTGCCATTGTTCAAGAGACACCTGGCCTTCACACATAACTTTGACCAGATAGGGATCTTGTCAACTATTCCAAGCGGTGTAATTTGTAGCACGAAAGCAAAAAGGAACTGGTGTGACAAGCTATGAACACTGAACAAGTTAATTAATATTGCTGTTGGCAATAATAATCAAAGTAAGTGGTTTATGGATTGGAATGCTCTGGAAATGGAACAAATGGAAGACAAAGGGCAGAGAGGGTTCCAAGAGTGATCTGTCATTGTTGCAACACATCTGGAAATTCTAGTCCCACAAGAACTCCTCACATGCCACTAATAGGCAAAAATCTCACGGTTGTTTAACTACAACTGCATATGAATATATGAGAAGTGTTGCAAAACAACTTTGCTCTATCTTCCACTGATCACTATGGTCAGTTCCACATAATCTGATCAATGCATTTTGCACAGTCCAGTACTCACAAACCATCAACGTGGTTTTCAGTATTTCCATGCATGTTTGAAGCCACCGGAAATCACGCCAACAGACAAACCCGCCTAACAGATAAACCCACCATTTCCGTTGTGGTTGTTCTTTCTATTATGCCCACACATTGAACACAGTGCCTCACCTACAAAAGCAACAGCAGCTATGAATCGCACAAAAAGACAACTGGAATGTAAAAATCACTAGAAGGTCGTTTCATCCATCAACATGTCTTAAAGGGGCCATACATCAACCCTGAATGAATAGACAGGGTGTCATGGCTCAGACTCGGTTAAAGgccaataaacaacacaagacaaggacaaggacagaGGTGTCTGGGTTCGCATGGAGAAGTCCAGTTATGCTGCGGTTTATCTAAGGCCCGCATCTCTGAGGTATATCTAAGGCCCGCATCTCGAGACTGGTGCTGCGTGATTCTACCTCATTGAAACCAGTGTGACTGGATTTGTTGTACGTCACCACAGAAGGCGAAAAGAAAGTCAAAGTCAGATCTGATGAAGCGTGGTTGCTGGCCTTTTAACCTGCCCTTCATCCCTGCTATGATCACACTGCAGTACATTCCAAGACAGTATCGGCCTCCATCTCTCAGCCCTGACAGGCAGCAGGATCTCTTTTCACAGTGCTCTACTTTTCACTGCCGACCTCGAGCACAGAGCTACCTTGGTGACCAGACAGGAGCAAGGCTGCTGTTACGAGAGTGGAAATGGACGTGTTTACACCATCACAACCAAtcgcacaggggggggggggggggggggggttacaccaTCACAACCAAtcgcacaggggggggggggggggggtgttacacTATCACAACCCATAGCAGAGGGGGGGTTTCCCAAGGCCCTTGGCACACTGAAGGGGCATGCGCTGCCTCGCTGCACGGCCGCTGGGCTTGGGTACGCTAGCGCCCGACCCTTGCTTAGAAAGTACATTTAATTGAAACAAAATCAGCTTGAATAGGCAAGTCATTATCGCTACCTTTTAAATGTGAAGGAGAGTGAAAAGAGGTTTCAACAGGAAAACAGGAGCTTAGGTAAAAACACATACTAATACAAAATACTATTTTATTAATGTGATAACCCTTCACTTAGAAAGTAATAATATTTACAATATATGGTTGAGAACAGATGAAAGCAGTTTTTCTGCTTGAGCACGCtccgtgaaaaaaaaaaaaaagacagacagagagaatcatAGATAATAATAGAAAATAGTAATACCGTAAAACATAGCAGCAATGAATATTTCAGAGCTTTGACATATAAACTGATGTCAGGCTTTGAGGAGTAATACAGGAACAAACTTCATCGCACTAGTGAATTAAATGCATACATGAAGGTTACTAACGGAGAAAAATACCTGATAACATTCATCATTCTTCCCCTTAAAGTAGTCTGCCCATTCCATGTGAAACAGCACACGCCAGACCCTCTCCGTctgacaaatacaaacacatccagACCCACCCAGAGGCTCACAAAATCAATTAACCCAAGCTATCTGGGTCAAAACACACGGTACTCATAGTGGCAGCAGACTTGTCaacaaaaacatgtttacatggcaattatattttaattttttgtttttcttcacagCATTGTTTGGAAGGATGAACCAGAGCATTGTGAATGTGCAGTCAGTGGACACAGAACAGGAGTGAAACAGAATAGTATGTTACAccatgatgatgacgatgatgatatAATGTTCTCACTTTACCCTTCTATGCAAGGagtataaaaatacatttagctTATACACTACATTTATACTATAGATGTGAAACTCCTGCACAGCACGGTAACTAACTGGAGAATATTTAAGGAGAGGCAAAAAGTAGTCTATGACCCCCATGGAAATATTCAGGGTTAATCAGACATCCGTTTTCATTGTCAGCCCTGATTATCTTCATACATGCGGACAAATGCAAATACAGCCCGTACGGTGGGATTTCAACACTGAACTGCGGAATCACGAAACCGGCTGAAATACATCAGTGACACTTAATCACAGAAGCACACTGAATGTGCAGCTAAATCTGTCATAGTATCAACTTGATACAAGCAGtatcatttttacatttacctttttaaaaaaagtatAGAAAAATTATTTTAAGTTATTTCTGCTGAACCCTCTTAAAACACATCCCATACAAATAGATACAGAGGATGGTCTGTTTTCTTCCCTGGGTTCACTCTTATATAATATGCAAAAAAAgtcagaggaggaaaaagaaaattctCCCAAGTATACTCGGTATACTCAACTCCAGTTGAACGTCCTCCCCACCAGCTCAAAGAACTTGCGGTTTGGTTCATGAAAGTATCGGAAGAGCTTCTGCAGGATGCTGGGATCCACGAGGGGGTGCGCCCGGCCCTTTGAGTCGTGCAGACAGCGCTCCCTCCCGTGGTCCCGCAGGCAGTAGAAGCCCTTGGTCTTGTTGAAGTAGAAGTTGGAGGCGTTGATCTGAGGCTCCAGCTCCAGGAACCGCTCCACCTGCTTCATCTCGGGCAGCGGGTCCCTAATCAGCTGGTCCCCGTCCACGACGTGGATGCTGTCCAGGGGGAAATAGCGAAGCCAGTTCTCCATGTGCAGGTGGTAGAGGCTGCGGTTCAGGGCCCGGTAGTCCAGGTTGATCTCCCCGTCTTTGAGGAGCACCGACTCGATGGGCTGCAGACGCTTGTGTTTCTGCAGCCGGTTGTAGTAGACCTGGGTGTAGTCCGACAGCACGCGCTCAGTGGGGTCCCTCAGGATGAGCAGCAGCTTGACGTCCGGGTTCATCCGCCACACGCGCTCGGGGACCTTG is part of the Clupea harengus chromosome 6, Ch_v2.0.2, whole genome shotgun sequence genome and harbors:
- the hs3st1 gene encoding heparan sulfate glucosamine 3-O-sulfotransferase 1; translated protein: MAAFLLGLLLFVTQSPPVPSRPTHPGDVPPSPAPVQPDPFALNDSSPSAHPNGTLQQLPAVIIIGVRKGGTRALIEMLSLHSAVAAAQNEVHFFDWESHFQRGLPWYLSQMPFSLPEQTTVEKTPAYFTSAKVPERVWRMNPDVKLLLILRDPTERVLSDYTQVYYNRLQKHKRLQPIESVLLKDGEINLDYRALNRSLYHLHMENWLRYFPLDSIHVVDGDQLIRDPLPEMKQVERFLELEPQINASNFYFNKTKGFYCLRDHGRERCLHDSKGRAHPLVDPSILQKLFRYFHEPNRKFFELVGRTFNWS